CACTCCTCCTTAACAATTTCCACCCCAAGGACTTCCTTGACAAATTGCATAGCCTCATTTTTAGTTAGTCGATGTCGGGAACCAATCTTTGACCTCTTCCTATGCCGCGTGGCAACCCGATTGCCCAACCGGCGTAATGTAACCGCAACATCCATTCCAAAAATCCCTAACTCTGGAAAATACTTCGTACCAGGAATCTCGATATGTTCTTTAATCCCAAAGGAAAAATTACCTAACAAGTCAAATTTCGCTTCACTAATCCGATTGCCAACCGCTTCGAACGCCCGTTTTAAGAAAGTAGTGGCCCTAGCTCCTCTTAGGGTAACCATGCAAGCAATTGGCTCCCCTTTCCTAATACCGAAATCCCGAATTGTTTTCTTTGCCTTTCGTGGACACGGCTTCTGACCAGTTAACTGTTCTAATACTTTCATCGCCCTTTCCAGAGACTCCCCCGACTTTCCAACCGAGATATTTACCGTTACCTTCTCAATTCGAGGCTTAAGCATCGGGTTTATAGGCATAATCGGAACGGGTTTTTCGGCTACGAGTTCTTGACTCAATTTATTCCTCCTCCGGCAACGTAATCCAAGGTTGCTGTTCTCCAACGGCAAATACGAAATCCAAGGTAGTTTGAAACTGGTCACCATTTTTATCCTGAAGGGTTACCACGGTTGGATACGGGCCCGGTTGACGCTCAATTTTCATAACCTTCCCTAAGCGCCCAATATTCTTGCCTCCAGTCACTAAGGCTAAAACCCCCTCACCAAAGGAAAGATGACCTAAAATCTGTTGATTAGGAATACTCACTTTCAAAACATCTGAAGTCTTGTAGATGTCTTCTTCAGGACGTTTGGGATCCTTAACTCGAATAAGAATATTTCTTCCATCATGTAAATTAAGCTGAATATTTCCACCACGCACAGTAGTCTTATTCTCAATTTTACAAAGTTTGAAATTCCTCTCCTCCCCATCGATTGGATGTAGAGCCAGCCCCCTTCCAGGTATCGGAATAATTCGGTAAGCTTTACCCACAGGTTGTATTTCGACAACGTCCATCAAACCAACTGGAAATTTCTCTTCATATCGGGTAACACCATCAACCCTCACCTGACCCTCAGCCAATATAACTCGAGCTTCTCTCCGAGAATCCGCGAAGGCGAGCATATCCCTTACAACCAAAAGCAACGGAAGACATCGCTCAATTGGATGGGGGCCTGGCTTAGGCTTAACCACCCATTGAAATTCCTTTCTATGAATCGGCCAAAATCCCGGTGCAGGCATCCGTTTAAGATGCTTTGAACCTCCCTTCTTCCCCATGTTTAAGCCTCCTTCGTTATCCCGGTTTCAACAGGTTTCGAAACATCATCTTTAACAGTACTTCCTTTATCTTCAGATGGGACGCCTCCAAAGCGGCTTTCGAGAACCTCTCTCCTCCACTTGTCGTCGAGATTTAACTTTGTTATCATAACCTTTGAGGAATGGACTGGAATAAAACTCGACTTCCCTTCAGCTGTCTCCCGTGTCACACCTTCTATATGTAAGCGTAACTTCTTCGTGTCAACATTCCTAACTTTACCTTCTGTCCCAGCGAAATCCCCCCTAAGAATCCGAACTGTGTCTCCCCTTCGCACTGGAAGAGATCTCGTATTGTACTTCTGACGTAACTCCGGTGAAAGGGGGGCAGCTAACATCGCATGTCTAATATGTGCAGGAGCATTGTAAGCGAGTTTCCGTTGCTTTCTAGGCTTTACTGACCCAAGCTTTCTCAAGCACCTCACCTTAAATGATGATACTTGCTGAACTTGCAACCCTCGGCCACCGTTCAGCTGCCTCCAGCGCCACTGGACCACGAATCTCTGAGCCGCGTAATTCGCCCTCCGGAGTCATTATTACAGCAGCATTATCTTCAAATTCAACCCTCGTGCCATCTGCCCTACGGTAGACTTGCTTTTGTCGAATGACCACAGCTGGCAAGACTTGCTTCCTCATATCCGGTGAACCCTTTTTTACCGAAACCACTATCATGTCTCCAACACAGGCATGTGGAACACGCCTAAGTCGTCCCTTATATCCCAATACCTGAACCACTCTTAACAATCGCGCTCCAGTGTTATCGGCACAGTTTATAATTGAGCCAGCTGGTAAACCTCGAGTAATACGAGGACGATATTCCACTATACCCTTAGCTGAAACAGCTCGAGTCTTAGGAGCTGGCATCTTATGTACCCCCAATTTTTTCGATTACAACAAATGAAACAGTCTTACTGATTGGCCGACACTCCATAAGTTTCACGTTATCACCAATTTTTGCATCAATACAAGGAGGATTATGCGCTGGGAT
The DNA window shown above is from Candidatus Bathyarchaeota archaeon and carries:
- the rplX gene encoding 50S ribosomal protein L24 — encoded protein: MRKLGSVKPRKQRKLAYNAPAHIRHAMLAAPLSPELRQKYNTRSLPVRRGDTVRILRGDFAGTEGKVRNVDTKKLRLHIEGVTRETAEGKSSFIPVHSSKVMITKLNLDDKWRREVLESRFGGVPSEDKGSTVKDDVSKPVETGITKEA
- a CDS encoding 50S ribosomal protein L5: MLKPRIEKVTVNISVGKSGESLERAMKVLEQLTGQKPCPRKAKKTIRDFGIRKGEPIACMVTLRGARATTFLKRAFEAVGNRISEAKFDLLGNFSFGIKEHIEIPGTKYFPELGIFGMDVAVTLRRLGNRVATRHRKRSKIGSRHRLTKNEAMQFVKEVLGVEIVKEE
- a CDS encoding 50S ribosomal protein L14, whose protein sequence is MPAPKTRAVSAKGIVEYRPRITRGLPAGSIINCADNTGARLLRVVQVLGYKGRLRRVPHACVGDMIVVSVKKGSPDMRKQVLPAVVIRQKQVYRRADGTRVEFEDNAAVIMTPEGELRGSEIRGPVALEAAERWPRVASSASIII
- a CDS encoding 30S ribosomal protein S4e; translation: MGKKGGSKHLKRMPAPGFWPIHRKEFQWVVKPKPGPHPIERCLPLLLVVRDMLAFADSRREARVILAEGQVRVDGVTRYEEKFPVGLMDVVEIQPVGKAYRIIPIPGRGLALHPIDGEERNFKLCKIENKTTVRGGNIQLNLHDGRNILIRVKDPKRPEEDIYKTSDVLKVSIPNQQILGHLSFGEGVLALVTGGKNIGRLGKVMKIERQPGPYPTVVTLQDKNGDQFQTTLDFVFAVGEQQPWITLPEEE